The following nucleotide sequence is from Salvia splendens isolate huo1 chromosome 2, SspV2, whole genome shotgun sequence.
TTCTTAATTTATTAAGAAGAACCAAAACcttaaaccctaaacccaaaaCCCATTGTTGCgaatttcaagatttcctttCCAAGATACTAGACTGCATAAATTTGTAAGAAAGCGTAGTACCAGAAGGAGATGTCTTATGTCGTCTCGGCTAAGCTGAGCTTCATCTCTTTGGTTGATCTCAAGAAGCGCTTCCACCAAATCACGTTTCTCTCCTCTCGATTTCAATTTCTCGTCAATTATCTCATCCAATTTCACCAACAGCCTTCCAATATTAAACTCCGCCGCCTTAAAAATCCCCTGCGGATCCGCCGGTTTCAGCAGCGGAAAATAATCGGCGAAATTAGGGCTTCCGAAGGATTTCATGACGCCCCACACCACCTCCTTCATCTCCTGCGACGACTCCGAATCGAACCGCGCGAACTCCGCCGAGAACAGCGACGCCGAAATCAGATTCAGCGCCGTCGTGAAAGCAGCCTCCCCTATGTCCACGGCGCTTCCGCTATCGCAGCGATCCGCCACGAAGTCACGCAGCTTCTGCAGCTTCTCTCTCCTCAGATCCTCACTGGCGTCCAGCCGCGGAGCCGAAAACATCTGCTCTCTGCATATCTTCCGCAGCTTCCTCCACTGACTTCCGACGGGAAGCCACCCCACGGAGTACTCGTCGTGGCGGAGGGCTTTGGACGCCAACGGGATGGTTCGGTTGGAGAAGGAGGAGTCGTGCTTTTGAAGCACGAGTTTGGCGGTTTCTGGTGAGGAGATTACTACGGTGGTGATGCTGCCCAGCTTCAGCGACATCACGGGCCCGTATTTTTGGGAGAGTTTGGCGAGGGAGCGGTGGGGTTTGTGCCCGAGATGGAAGATGTTGCCGATGATGGGTAACCCGTACGGGCCCGGAGGAAGTTTCGATAATTTTTGGGCCCGGGAAATCAGTATGC
It contains:
- the LOC121771477 gene encoding cytochrome P450 76T24-like, with protein sequence MDLLTSSIILASIAWICILISRAQKLSKLPPGPYGLPIIGNIFHLGHKPHRSLAKLSQKYGPVMSLKLGSITTVVISSPETAKLVLQKHDSSFSNRTIPLASKALRHDEYSVGWLPVGSQWRKLRKICREQMFSAPRLDASEDLRREKLQKLRDFVADRCDSGSAVDIGEAAFTTALNLISASLFSAEFARFDSESSQEMKEVVWGVMKSFGSPNFADYFPLLKPADPQGIFKAAEFNIGRLLVKLDEIIDEKLKSRGEKRDLVEALLEINQRDEAQLSRDDIRHLLLVLRFLTNLCSLVSWKGNLEIRNNGFWV